A genomic segment from Nicotiana tabacum cultivar K326 chromosome 7, ASM71507v2, whole genome shotgun sequence encodes:
- the LOC107770580 gene encoding (S)-8-oxocitronellyl enol synthase CYC2-like has protein sequence MHAKTFGSQQNVDYYETTNHESNQNVGLVIGVTGVVGNSLAETLSSTDSRGGPWKVYGVARRETPVRNAKVTYIQCDVSVATDTQAKLSTLEDVTHIFWVTSAFDLSMAKHCEINATMLHNVLNAIISNAPNLRHICLQTGAMHYMGIHRSVDGKIHTISHDPPFTEEMERLENIHNFYYTLEDVLLDEISRKPSITWSVHRPDLIFGFSPHSTLNIVGTLCVYATICKYERVPLTFPGTKVRWDSYSNASDADLVAEHQIWAALCPRAQNKAFNITNGDVFKWKHLWKVLAEQIGVEYVGFNETEKHICLAEMMKDKGHVWDKIVRDNNLVSTTLEEVGLWQFADMILAGGSNRLSSINRSKEHGFMGFRNSTNSFIFWIQKAKDNRLIP, from the coding sequence ATGCATGCAAAAACTTTTGGTTCACAGCAAAATGTTGACTATTATGAAACAACAAATCATGAGAGCAACCAAAATGTTGGCCTGGTCATTGGAGTCACCGGCGTGGTTGGCAACAGCTTGGCCGAAACACTCTCTTCCACTGACAGCCGGGGCGGTCCGTGGAAGGTCTATGGTGTGGCACGACGGGAGACACCAGTCCGGAATGCTAAAGTCACATATATTCAGTGCGATGTCTCTGTGGCAACTGACACTCAAGCCAAGTTATCGACCCTGGAAGATGTGACACACATCTTCTGGGTGACTTCGGCTTTTGACCTTTCTATGGCCAAACACTGCGAAATTAATGCAACCATGCTTCACAATGTCCTCAATGCAATCATCTCAAATGCACCAAATTTGCGCCACATCTGTCTCCAGACAGGCGCGATGCACTATATGGGGATACATAGATCAGTTGATGGGAAAATTCATACTATTTCCCATGATCCACCTTTCACTGAAGAGATGGAAAGGTTGGAAAATATTCACAACTTTTATTACACGTTAGAAGATGTACTGCTTGACGAGATCTCCAGAAAACCAAGTATAACATGGTCCGTCCACAGGCCAGATCTGATTTTCGGATTTTCACCTCATAGCACATTGAACATTGTTGGAACGCTTTGTGTGTATGCAACAATATGCAAATACGAACGCGTTCCACTGACGTTTCCAGGGACAAAAGTCCGTTGGGATAGTTACTCTAACGCATCAGACGCTGATTTGGTGGCAGAGCATCAAATTTGGGCTGCACTCTGCCCGCGGGCGCAGAACAAAGCATTCAATATTACCAACGGCGATGTGTTCAAATGGAAGCATTTGTGGAAGGTGTTGGCTGAACAGATTGGAGTAGAATATGTGGGATTCAACGAGACCGAGAAGCATATTTGCTTGGCTGAGATGATGAAAGATAAGGGGCATGTGTGGGATAAGATTGTGAGAGACAATAACTTGGTTTCCACCACGTTAGAAGAGGTTGGCTTATGGCAATTTGCAGATATGATACTGGCTGGAGGGAGTAATAGGTTGAGCAGCATAAATCGCAGCAAAGAGCATGGTTTTATGGGCTTCAGGAATTCCACCAATTCCTTCATTTTCTGGATACAAAAGGCAAAAGATAATAGATTAATTCCTTGA